In one window of Leguminivora glycinivorella isolate SPB_JAAS2020 chromosome 10, LegGlyc_1.1, whole genome shotgun sequence DNA:
- the LOC125230302 gene encoding 52 kDa repressor of the inhibitor of the protein kinase-like → MFKQKRAKKYCAVFNCLNTDCEPNLTLFKLPNDDERCRTWLKLIDREDLLKKENLNKASYYVCSEHFNDSSFKIIRQLKDNALPSISLHNQPQEGSSCSQQPPTSSEVKSKQYATVGTQTESNLLSSKEQTETPHSLTEQTPRKRKLSN, encoded by the exons ATGTTTAAACAAAAAAGAGCAAAGAAATATTGTGCAGTGTTTAATTGTCTCAACACGGATTGCGAaccaaatttaactttatttaagCTCCCTAATGACGATGAGAG GTGCCGGACGTGGTTGAAATTAATCGATAGAGAAGATTTATTAAAAAAGGAAAATTTAAACAAGGCAAGCTATTACGTTTGTAGTGAACATTTCAATGATTCTTCATTCAAAATAATAAGACAACTTAAGGATAATGCTCTTCCATCGATTTCCTTACATAATCAACCACAAGAAGGTTCATCTTGCTCCCAGCAACCACCTACATCCTCAGAAGTCAAAAGTAAACAATATGCAACTGTTGGAACCCAAACGGAATCAAATTTGCTATCGTCGAAAGAGCAAACAGAAACGCCTCATTCACTTACCGAACAAACGCCAAGAAAACGAAAACTTTCAAACTAA